The following are encoded in a window of Saccharothrix longispora genomic DNA:
- the ispH gene encoding 4-hydroxy-3-methylbut-2-enyl diphosphate reductase, protein MAVPVVLLASPRSFCAGVERAVDIVDRLLDQRGGPIHVRKQIVHNTHVVAELEARGAVFVDELDAVPDGATVVFSAHGVSPAVREEAERRALDVVDATCPLVTKVHAEARRYAARGDTVVLIGHAGHEEVEGTLGEAPDRMVLVETIADVAALEVPDPARVSYLTQTTLAVDETAEVLDALRSRFPALRGPSSADICYATTNRQDAVREVARDADLVLVVGSANSSNSVRLVELARRGGVPAHLVDDVSDIDPAWLEGVRVVGLSAGASAPPRLVDEVVEALGARDVEVRETTSETIRFTLPAAVRR, encoded by the coding sequence ACATCGTCGACCGGCTCCTCGACCAGCGCGGCGGTCCGATCCACGTGCGCAAGCAGATCGTGCACAACACGCACGTGGTGGCCGAACTGGAGGCGCGCGGCGCGGTGTTCGTCGACGAGCTCGACGCCGTGCCGGACGGCGCCACGGTGGTGTTCTCCGCGCACGGGGTGTCGCCCGCGGTGCGGGAGGAGGCCGAGCGCCGCGCCCTGGACGTGGTGGACGCGACGTGCCCCCTGGTGACGAAGGTGCACGCCGAGGCCAGGCGGTACGCCGCGCGCGGTGACACGGTGGTGCTCATCGGGCACGCCGGGCACGAGGAGGTCGAGGGCACGCTCGGCGAGGCGCCGGACCGGATGGTGCTGGTGGAGACCATCGCCGACGTGGCGGCGCTGGAGGTGCCCGACCCGGCGCGGGTGTCGTACCTGACGCAGACCACGCTCGCCGTGGACGAGACGGCCGAGGTGCTCGACGCGCTGCGGTCCAGGTTCCCGGCGCTGAGGGGACCGTCGTCGGCCGACATCTGCTATGCCACGACGAACCGGCAGGACGCGGTGCGCGAGGTGGCGCGGGACGCGGACCTGGTGCTGGTGGTCGGGTCGGCGAACTCGTCCAACTCGGTGCGGCTGGTCGAGCTGGCCCGTCGCGGCGGCGTCCCCGCGCACCTGGTCGACGACGTGTCCGACATCGACCCGGCGTGGCTGGAGGGCGTGCGGGTGGTGGGCCTGAGCGCGGGCGCCTCGGCACCGCCCCGCCTGGTGGACGAGGTGGTCGAGGCGCTGGGCGCGCGGGACGTCGAGGTGCGCGAGACCACGTCCGAGACGATCCGGTTCACGCTGCCGGCGGCGGTGCGGCGGTGA
- a CDS encoding 1-deoxy-D-xylulose-5-phosphate synthase — MTALLEGITGPADVRALPADALPDLAEEIRAHLVRHVTRAGGHLGPNLGAVELTIALHRVFDSPHDVLLFDTGHQAYVHKVLTGRAGDFGTLRRAGGLSGYPSAAESPHDVIENSHASTALSYADGVAKAMRLKGSARRVVAVVGDGALTGGMAWEALNNLAGTWHPVVVLLNDNGRSYAPTTGGLAAHLAELRRGRRPTLFEELGLAYVGPVDGHDVLAVERALRQGARLGRPVVVHCLTRKGEGHRPAEQDLADHLHTVSPGGSGAAPTWTDVFGAEITRIGEDRADVVCLTAAMRGPTGLDGFAHRFPERTFDVGIAEQHAVTSAAGLALGGMHPVVAVYATFLSRAFDQVLLDVALHRLPVTFVLDRAGVTGPDGPSHHGMWDASVLPVVPGLRLAAPRDPARLREALREAVDVHDGPTAVRYPKAKVAGDIPALRRAGRYDVLREEPDAAGLLVAVGPMAGPCLAAAEELAAHGVRVTVVDPRWIAPLDPELVKLVAAHRLVMAVEDTTTTGALGGRLAQAIAVLGAPTRVGTFALPANFLPHGSREEVLRAHGLDAAGIATTVLKRLEERG, encoded by the coding sequence GTGACGGCGCTGCTGGAGGGCATCACCGGCCCGGCGGACGTCCGGGCGCTGCCCGCCGACGCCCTGCCCGACCTGGCGGAGGAGATCCGCGCGCACCTCGTCCGGCACGTGACGCGCGCGGGCGGCCACCTGGGGCCGAACCTGGGCGCGGTGGAGCTGACCATCGCCCTGCACCGCGTGTTCGACTCGCCGCACGACGTGCTGCTGTTCGACACCGGCCACCAGGCGTACGTGCACAAGGTGCTGACCGGGCGGGCGGGCGACTTCGGGACGCTGCGCCGCGCGGGCGGCCTGTCCGGCTACCCGTCGGCGGCCGAGTCGCCGCACGACGTCATCGAGAACTCGCACGCCTCCACCGCGCTGTCCTACGCGGACGGCGTGGCGAAGGCGATGCGGCTCAAGGGCTCCGCGCGCCGGGTGGTGGCGGTCGTCGGCGACGGCGCGCTGACCGGCGGCATGGCGTGGGAGGCGCTGAACAACCTCGCGGGCACGTGGCACCCGGTCGTGGTGCTGCTCAACGACAACGGCCGCTCCTACGCGCCGACGACCGGCGGCCTGGCCGCGCACCTCGCGGAGTTGCGCCGGGGACGGCGGCCGACGCTGTTCGAGGAGCTGGGCCTGGCCTACGTCGGGCCGGTCGACGGGCACGACGTGCTCGCCGTGGAACGCGCGCTGCGCCAGGGCGCGCGGCTGGGCCGCCCGGTCGTGGTGCACTGCCTGACCCGCAAGGGCGAGGGCCACCGGCCCGCCGAGCAGGACCTGGCCGACCACCTCCACACCGTGTCGCCCGGCGGGTCGGGGGCGGCTCCGACGTGGACGGACGTGTTCGGCGCGGAGATCACCCGCATCGGCGAGGACCGCGCGGACGTGGTGTGCCTGACCGCCGCGATGCGCGGCCCGACGGGGCTGGACGGGTTCGCCCACCGGTTCCCGGAGCGGACCTTCGACGTGGGCATCGCCGAGCAGCACGCGGTGACCTCGGCGGCCGGGCTGGCGCTGGGCGGGATGCACCCGGTGGTCGCGGTGTACGCGACGTTCCTGTCCCGCGCGTTCGACCAGGTGCTGCTGGACGTGGCGCTGCACCGGTTGCCGGTGACGTTCGTGCTCGACCGCGCCGGGGTGACCGGGCCGGACGGGCCGAGCCACCACGGCATGTGGGACGCGTCCGTGCTGCCGGTCGTGCCGGGCCTGCGGCTGGCGGCTCCCCGGGACCCGGCGCGGCTGCGCGAGGCGCTGCGGGAGGCGGTGGACGTCCACGACGGCCCGACCGCGGTCCGCTACCCGAAGGCGAAGGTGGCGGGTGACATCCCGGCGCTGCGCCGCGCGGGCCGCTACGACGTGCTGCGCGAGGAGCCCGACGCGGCCGGGCTGCTGGTCGCGGTCGGCCCCATGGCGGGCCCGTGCCTGGCGGCGGCCGAGGAGCTGGCCGCGCACGGCGTGCGGGTCACCGTGGTCGACCCGCGCTGGATCGCGCCGCTGGACCCGGAGCTGGTCAAGCTCGTCGCCGCGCACCGGCTGGTGATGGCCGTGGAGGACACCACGACCACCGGCGCGCTGGGTGGTCGGCTGGCGCAGGCGATCGCCGTGCTCGGCGCGCCCACCCGCGTCGGCACGTTCGCGCTGCCCGCGAACTTCCTCCCGCACGGCTCGCGCGAGGAGGTCCTGCGGGCGCACGGCCTGGACGCGGCGGGCATCGCCACGACCGTCCTGAAGCGGCTGGAGGAGCGCGGTTGA
- a CDS encoding DUF742 domain-containing protein: MSTLRVRPYTRTGGRTRSATTLAIETIVTTNERAGRDALTSTAEHRIISDLCRLPHSVAEVAATLRLPLGVVRVLLADMSDMSLINVHAEEAVDDKGRPSLDLMERVLAGLRQM, translated from the coding sequence GTGTCGACCCTCCGGGTGCGCCCCTACACCAGGACCGGCGGCCGTACGCGGTCCGCGACGACGCTGGCCATCGAAACCATCGTGACGACGAACGAGCGGGCCGGCCGGGACGCCCTGACGTCGACCGCGGAGCACCGGATCATCAGCGACCTGTGCCGCCTGCCGCACTCCGTGGCGGAGGTGGCGGCGACGCTGCGGTTGCCGCTCGGCGTGGTGCGCGTGCTGCTGGCGGACATGTCCGACATGAGCCTGATCAACGTGCACGCCGAGGAGGCGGTCGACGACAAGGGCCGGCCGTCACTCGACCTGATGGAGCGCGTCCTCGCGGGCCTGCGCCAGATGTGA
- a CDS encoding NAD(P)-dependent oxidoreductase, with product MVQVGFVGLGIMGQPMALNLARAGTPLVVWNRSPHRCEPLREAGAEVAGSVAEVFERSEVVVLMLAGEAAIDAALGRDGAGWAGLVAGRTVVHMGTTSPEYSHALERDVRAAGGRYVEAPVSGSRGPAEAGELIAMLAGEPDAVARVREVVAPMCAQVVECGAAPRALVMKLAVNLFLITMTTGLAEAFHFAERRGLDLDVFTSVLDSGPMASTVSRAKTAKLLTADFTAQAAARDVLMNNELIAAAARSAGIASPLLDVCLALFTRTVELGHGGDDMAAVVHAIGERSGAPDQAPPHPGRSHLAQAREDALHQVE from the coding sequence GTGGTGCAGGTCGGATTCGTCGGGCTCGGGATCATGGGGCAGCCGATGGCCCTCAACCTGGCCCGCGCGGGGACACCGCTCGTGGTGTGGAACCGCTCGCCGCACCGCTGCGAGCCGCTGCGCGAAGCGGGGGCGGAGGTCGCGGGCTCGGTGGCGGAGGTGTTCGAGCGGTCCGAGGTGGTCGTCCTCATGCTCGCCGGCGAGGCCGCGATCGACGCCGCGCTCGGGCGGGACGGCGCCGGGTGGGCCGGGCTCGTCGCGGGGCGCACCGTCGTGCACATGGGCACCACCTCGCCCGAGTACTCGCACGCCCTGGAGCGGGACGTCCGGGCCGCGGGCGGGCGGTACGTCGAGGCGCCGGTGTCGGGGTCGCGCGGACCCGCGGAGGCCGGCGAGCTGATCGCCATGCTCGCGGGGGAGCCCGACGCGGTCGCGCGGGTGCGGGAGGTCGTCGCGCCGATGTGCGCGCAGGTCGTCGAGTGCGGCGCGGCGCCGCGGGCGCTGGTGATGAAGCTGGCCGTCAACCTGTTCCTGATCACCATGACCACCGGGCTGGCCGAGGCGTTCCACTTCGCCGAGCGCCGCGGTCTGGACCTCGACGTGTTCACCTCGGTGCTGGACTCCGGGCCGATGGCGAGCACGGTGTCGCGTGCCAAGACGGCGAAGCTCCTCACCGCCGACTTCACCGCCCAGGCCGCCGCGCGGGACGTGCTGATGAACAACGAGCTGATCGCCGCCGCCGCCCGGTCCGCCGGGATCGCCTCGCCGCTGCTGGACGTGTGCCTGGCGCTGTTCACCCGGACCGTCGAGCTGGGGCACGGCGGTGACGACATGGCCGCGGTCGTGCACGCGATCGGCGAGCGCTCGGGAGCCCCCGACCAGGCGCCACCGCACCCAGGGCGCTCACATCTGGCGCAGGCCCGCGAGGACGCGCTCCATCAGGTCGAGTGA
- a CDS encoding anti-sigma factor family protein: MNSPTDHIDVAAYVLGILDEDEVDAFENHLAQCRRCALDLRDFAELPDLIDEADANGMLRSNTGERPDGRSVRAMIDEVSEQRARKRRNVALMAAAAAVLLVVLTAVVSVNVASPADSVAGSSTSSRVPAPSNAAKDVPAADPSGTLTRTDPATGVAAKITAVPEQWGTSLELEVKGAKGPTRCELVAKSRTGETMVLGSWAVGATNPDTQPVRLQAGVGLRWHEITEFSVRDTRGGATLVRLPTS; this comes from the coding sequence GTGAATTCGCCTACGGACCACATCGACGTGGCGGCGTACGTCCTCGGCATCCTCGACGAGGACGAGGTCGACGCCTTCGAGAACCACCTCGCCCAGTGCCGTCGGTGTGCGCTCGACCTGCGCGACTTCGCCGAACTGCCCGACCTGATCGACGAGGCCGACGCCAACGGCATGCTGCGCTCCAACACGGGGGAGCGGCCCGACGGCCGCTCGGTGCGCGCGATGATCGACGAGGTCTCGGAACAACGGGCGCGCAAGCGCCGCAACGTGGCACTGATGGCCGCCGCCGCTGCCGTGTTGCTCGTGGTGCTGACCGCCGTCGTGTCGGTGAACGTCGCCTCGCCGGCCGACTCGGTGGCCGGCTCCTCCACGTCCTCCCGGGTGCCGGCGCCGTCCAACGCGGCGAAGGACGTCCCCGCAGCGGACCCCTCCGGCACGCTCACCCGCACCGACCCGGCCACCGGCGTCGCCGCGAAGATCACCGCGGTCCCCGAGCAGTGGGGCACCTCCCTCGAACTGGAGGTGAAGGGCGCGAAGGGCCCGACCCGGTGCGAACTGGTCGCCAAGTCCCGGACCGGCGAGACCATGGTCCTCGGCTCCTGGGCGGTCGGCGCGACGAATCCGGACACCCAGCCCGTGCGGCTCCAGGCCGGCGTCGGCCTGCGGTGGCACGAGATCACCGAGTTCTCGGTGCGCGACACCCGGGGGGGCGCGACCCTGGTCCGCCTCCCGACCTCCTGA
- a CDS encoding sigma-70 family RNA polymerase sigma factor, whose amino-acid sequence MHGVARHRRSTSPQRDQPWAELSLEDELIRRLYQEFGSALLGHAMRLTGSDRQWAEDIVQETLVRAWRNAEKLERDPVLLRSWLFTVARRLVIDDRRKRSVRPQESELTPSDEAPVRDEADRTLAAIVVAEAMNGLTEEHREAILETYLRDRTVGEAAAVLGVPPGTVKSRVYYALRALRRALQDRG is encoded by the coding sequence ATGCACGGCGTGGCGCGGCACAGACGCAGCACTTCCCCCCAAAGAGATCAGCCCTGGGCCGAACTGAGCCTGGAAGACGAGCTGATCCGCAGGCTCTACCAGGAGTTCGGCAGTGCGCTGCTCGGACACGCCATGAGGCTGACCGGCAGCGATCGGCAGTGGGCAGAGGACATCGTCCAGGAGACGCTCGTGCGGGCGTGGCGCAACGCCGAGAAGCTGGAGCGGGACCCCGTCCTGCTGCGCTCCTGGCTGTTCACCGTCGCCCGGCGACTGGTCATCGACGACCGTCGAAAGCGGAGCGTCCGACCGCAGGAGTCCGAGTTGACGCCGTCCGATGAGGCCCCGGTGCGGGACGAAGCGGACCGCACCCTGGCGGCGATAGTCGTAGCCGAAGCGATGAACGGACTGACGGAGGAGCACCGGGAGGCTATTCTCGAAACGTACTTGAGGGATCGCACTGTCGGGGAAGCCGCAGCGGTGCTCGGGGTACCGCCCGGCACGGTGAAGTCCAGGGTGTACTACGCGCTCCGCGCCCTGCGGCGTGCGCTGCAGGATCGGGGCTGA
- a CDS encoding DUF4142 domain-containing protein — protein sequence MSAKRIAAVVLALHLLFLPAFTGVSLADDPANPGPVEQTPLGPITALDKDLLVKVRLAGLWEMPMGEEAQERAGSTRVKEVGAQLMSDHEFLDERVVRLASQMGVELPDEANADQQSWMAEMRSRTGPAFDDSFANRLRAAHGSIFPVIGTVRANTRNEAIRQFAQVCNQIVLKHMTLLESTNMVTDAGLSKPVAAGARNAQNPNGAAVDADPVRAAQVTAQTGPDPLTVLLICLVGVAVTIAILRLLRPRGNVT from the coding sequence ATGTCAGCCAAGCGAATCGCGGCGGTCGTGCTGGCCCTGCACCTGCTGTTCCTCCCGGCGTTCACCGGGGTGTCGCTCGCCGACGACCCGGCGAACCCCGGCCCGGTGGAGCAGACCCCGCTCGGCCCGATCACCGCGCTGGACAAGGACCTGCTGGTCAAGGTGCGGCTCGCCGGCCTGTGGGAGATGCCCATGGGCGAGGAGGCCCAGGAGCGCGCCGGCAGCACCCGGGTCAAGGAGGTGGGCGCCCAGCTGATGAGCGACCACGAGTTCCTCGACGAGCGCGTGGTGCGCCTGGCGTCCCAGATGGGCGTCGAGCTGCCGGACGAGGCCAACGCCGACCAGCAGTCGTGGATGGCGGAGATGCGCTCGCGCACCGGCCCGGCGTTCGACGACTCGTTCGCCAACCGGTTGCGGGCCGCGCACGGTTCGATCTTCCCGGTGATCGGCACGGTGCGCGCGAACACCCGCAACGAGGCGATCCGGCAGTTCGCCCAGGTGTGCAACCAGATCGTGCTCAAGCACATGACCCTGTTGGAGAGCACCAACATGGTCACCGACGCGGGTCTGTCCAAACCGGTCGCCGCCGGCGCGCGCAACGCGCAGAACCCGAACGGTGCGGCCGTGGACGCCGACCCGGTGCGCGCCGCGCAGGTGACCGCACAGACCGGGCCGGACCCGCTGACCGTGCTCCTCATCTGCCTGGTGGGCGTGGCGGTGACCATCGCGATCCTGCGCCTGCTGCGCCCCCGCGGCAACGTCACGTGA
- a CDS encoding ferric reductase-like transmembrane domain-containing protein: MFSQVPLLIAQATGGDHDAGVRHVAQISARLAYAFMCATLCWGVLIATGWANKITGRQGLRNSHMVLATLALAFGSLHAFAFTLLQLGAFSFVTIALPFVDGGLLRHALGIVGLELMLAIAFTAGLRKKVYYRKWLRLHQVAYAAVTITVVHSWFGAIANGNLAVLWLAGLTILIPTATIATARFLPPDLLVKLGMLEPEPGFEPEPDGAGGSALDISVDNERCHRYGICQAEAPGLFQLLDDERLRYERRPPPELFAKARAAARACPMRAIELRERVR, from the coding sequence GTGTTCTCCCAGGTTCCGCTGCTGATCGCCCAGGCGACCGGCGGCGACCACGACGCCGGGGTGCGCCACGTCGCGCAGATCTCGGCTCGCCTGGCCTATGCGTTCATGTGCGCCACCCTGTGCTGGGGCGTGCTGATCGCGACGGGCTGGGCCAACAAGATCACCGGCAGACAGGGGCTGCGCAACAGCCACATGGTGCTGGCGACGCTGGCCCTGGCGTTCGGCTCCCTGCACGCCTTCGCGTTCACGCTGCTCCAGCTGGGTGCGTTCTCCTTCGTCACGATCGCGCTGCCGTTCGTCGACGGCGGCCTGCTCCGGCACGCCCTGGGCATCGTCGGCCTGGAGCTGATGCTGGCCATCGCGTTCACCGCGGGCCTGCGCAAGAAGGTCTACTACCGCAAGTGGTTGCGGCTGCACCAGGTCGCCTACGCCGCGGTCACGATCACCGTGGTCCACTCCTGGTTCGGCGCCATCGCGAACGGCAACCTCGCCGTGCTGTGGCTGGCCGGCCTCACGATCCTCATCCCCACGGCGACCATCGCCACCGCCCGCTTCCTGCCGCCGGACCTGCTGGTGAAGCTGGGCATGCTGGAACCCGAGCCGGGCTTCGAACCCGAGCCCGACGGCGCGGGCGGCAGCGCGCTCGACATCAGCGTCGACAACGAGCGCTGCCACCGCTACGGCATCTGCCAGGCCGAGGCGCCCGGCCTGTTCCAGCTCCTCGACGACGAGCGCCTGCGCTACGAGCGCAGGCCACCGCCCGAGCTGTTCGCCAAGGCGCGGGCCGCCGCGCGGGCCTGCCCCATGCGCGCGATCGAGCTGCGGGAGCGTGTCCGGTGA
- a CDS encoding NAD(P)/FAD-dependent oxidoreductase, whose amino-acid sequence MKNEERVVVAGGGLAGLRAGERLRELGFRGEIVIVSAERHLPYHRPALSKEAINGELNATDLRLTISRELNAVWRLNTAATHLEPDRHVVGLPGGEELKYDGLVIATGVEPRHLAGAPRQDARIHVLRTVDDAIAIKQAINSTQGLVVVVGGGLIGCEMAASVKTMGRDVAIVSRSSTLLGSAVGKNIADTVTEAHRVRGVRMAMGVKIRHWVRQAGGVAIHLSDGQVFFAAVVVIAVGASPSIHWLRGSGLVLEDGVLCDPTCHVVGATDVVAAGDVARWPNLRFGGQPRRVEHWLNAVEMGRAAAENLLAGRQNSRPFTPVPRFWTEQYGMRIQGSGLPSMGKDTTTLAGSQKDHRTITGFVDDGRLVGMVGLDAPTAMIKLSTELWRQNRVAAPGPQRRSPQHLVPPGQLAEPGREPPPGRYEERPTRFEEPARASRPAASPPPGPPRAAPVPAHPAPARVEWLRYESDRVGAGPAGTAPPPPSYEDVATAYETARWEAARMEGALLEVARREGARVDGTRFAGAAGYDTRAHEEAGYERGSYERSRHEAGPTRFERPAGPLEPDPGFGRDPRSEPDPRPEPPPEHGASVPRQQQESQPLPVPTHAPVVRTRSNVRPLVRTGRRAGPR is encoded by the coding sequence GTGAAGAACGAGGAACGCGTGGTCGTCGCGGGCGGCGGCCTGGCCGGCCTGCGGGCGGGCGAGCGGCTGCGGGAGCTGGGCTTCCGCGGCGAGATCGTCATCGTGAGCGCCGAGCGGCACCTCCCCTACCACCGGCCGGCGCTGTCCAAGGAGGCCATCAACGGCGAGCTGAACGCCACCGACCTGCGGTTGACGATCAGCCGCGAGCTGAACGCCGTGTGGCGGCTGAACACGGCGGCGACCCACCTGGAGCCGGACCGGCACGTGGTGGGCCTGCCCGGCGGCGAGGAGCTGAAGTACGACGGGCTGGTCATCGCGACCGGCGTCGAGCCGCGCCACCTCGCGGGCGCGCCGCGCCAGGACGCGCGCATCCACGTGCTGCGCACGGTGGACGACGCGATCGCGATCAAGCAGGCGATCAACTCCACGCAGGGGTTGGTCGTGGTCGTCGGCGGCGGCCTCATCGGCTGCGAGATGGCCGCCTCGGTGAAGACGATGGGCCGCGACGTGGCCATCGTCAGCAGGTCGTCCACGCTGCTGGGCAGCGCGGTCGGGAAGAACATCGCCGACACCGTCACCGAGGCGCACCGCGTCCGGGGCGTGCGGATGGCGATGGGCGTGAAGATCCGGCACTGGGTGCGCCAGGCGGGCGGGGTGGCGATCCACCTCTCCGACGGGCAGGTGTTCTTCGCCGCGGTCGTGGTGATCGCGGTGGGGGCGTCCCCGTCGATCCACTGGCTGCGCGGGTCGGGTCTGGTGCTGGAGGACGGGGTGCTGTGCGACCCCACGTGCCACGTGGTCGGCGCGACCGACGTCGTGGCCGCGGGTGACGTCGCGCGGTGGCCCAACCTCCGGTTCGGAGGCCAACCGCGTCGGGTCGAGCACTGGCTCAACGCGGTGGAGATGGGGCGGGCGGCCGCGGAGAACCTGTTGGCGGGCAGGCAGAACTCGCGGCCGTTCACCCCTGTCCCCCGTTTCTGGACCGAGCAGTACGGCATGCGCATCCAGGGGTCCGGGCTGCCCTCGATGGGCAAGGACACCACGACGCTGGCCGGGTCGCAGAAGGACCACCGGACGATCACCGGGTTCGTCGACGACGGGCGCCTGGTCGGCATGGTCGGGTTGGACGCGCCCACGGCGATGATCAAGCTGTCGACCGAGCTGTGGCGGCAGAACCGGGTCGCGGCGCCGGGTCCGCAGCGCCGGTCGCCGCAGCACCTCGTGCCGCCGGGGCAGCTGGCCGAGCCCGGCCGGGAGCCGCCGCCGGGCCGGTACGAGGAGCGGCCGACGCGGTTCGAGGAACCCGCGCGGGCCTCACGGCCCGCCGCTTCCCCACCACCCGGTCCCCCCCGGGCCGCGCCGGTTCCGGCGCACCCGGCTCCGGCGCGAGTGGAGTGGCTGCGCTACGAGTCGGACCGGGTCGGCGCGGGACCGGCGGGCACCGCGCCCCCGCCACCGTCCTACGAGGACGTGGCGACGGCCTACGAGACGGCCCGGTGGGAGGCCGCCCGGATGGAGGGCGCGCTGCTGGAGGTGGCCCGGCGGGAAGGCGCCCGAGTGGACGGGACGCGGTTCGCCGGGGCCGCCGGGTACGACACCCGCGCGCACGAGGAGGCCGGGTACGAGCGCGGCTCCTACGAGCGGTCGCGGCACGAGGCCGGGCCCACCCGGTTCGAGCGGCCGGCGGGGCCGCTGGAGCCCGACCCGGGGTTCGGCCGGGACCCGCGCTCCGAACCGGACCCCCGGCCGGAGCCGCCGCCGGAGCACGGGGCGAGCGTGCCCCGCCAGCAGCAGGAGTCCCAGCCGCTCCCGGTGCCGACGCACGCGCCGGTCGTGCGCACCAGGTCGAACGTGCGCCCGCTGGTCCGCACCGGACGGCGGGCCGGACCGCGTTGA
- a CDS encoding family 2 glycosyl transferase, translating into MANRSQVTVVGLPARDEARTVGAVAQAADAGLHAAFPEGTNVVVLAENGSTDGTVQRFAETPLRARKVVASSGGEGTGKGTNVFAIVDRALELDADRLLLLDADVRSTEPRWIAALADAVEGDEPVLAVPAYRRNRFEANTTNHLASPLLAAVFGVHVQQPIGGEFAFNRAFLERTRSWPRPDSAYLYGIDVWLTANALRERVRVVEVPLGRKLHNSPFPKILRLPQQVLDSLFHVVLRTDGVREPTSGPASARAAVDGTAVPQDPAVVSRVSESVARYLDAHRGDVRSLFPSARSAPAAPWGLRVTTEDWPHVLADALAAVASGRFEAARDHLVALYVNRVMTFWDEIEGLGDDEVDDLLDRQAAWTVEAVRDRRIALGGRTGPPGFDVRHWAGFNEVSPAWSVPA; encoded by the coding sequence ATGGCGAACCGGAGTCAAGTCACCGTCGTCGGGCTCCCCGCCCGCGACGAGGCGCGCACCGTCGGCGCGGTGGCGCAGGCCGCCGACGCGGGTCTGCACGCGGCGTTCCCGGAGGGGACCAACGTCGTGGTGCTCGCCGAGAACGGCAGCACCGACGGCACCGTGCAGCGCTTCGCGGAGACGCCCCTCAGAGCGCGCAAGGTCGTCGCCAGCTCCGGCGGCGAGGGCACGGGCAAGGGCACCAACGTGTTCGCGATCGTGGACCGGGCGCTGGAGCTGGACGCCGACCGGTTGCTGCTGCTCGACGCCGACGTGCGGTCCACCGAGCCCCGGTGGATCGCCGCGCTGGCCGACGCGGTCGAGGGCGACGAACCGGTGCTGGCCGTGCCCGCGTACCGGCGCAACCGGTTCGAGGCGAACACCACCAACCACCTGGCCAGCCCGCTGCTGGCCGCCGTGTTCGGCGTGCACGTGCAGCAGCCGATCGGCGGCGAGTTCGCGTTCAACCGGGCGTTCCTGGAGCGGACCCGGTCGTGGCCGCGCCCGGACAGCGCCTACCTGTACGGCATCGACGTGTGGCTGACCGCGAACGCGCTGCGCGAGCGCGTGCGGGTGGTGGAGGTGCCACTGGGGCGCAAGCTGCACAACTCGCCGTTCCCGAAGATCCTGCGGCTGCCGCAGCAGGTGCTGGACTCGCTGTTCCACGTCGTGCTGCGCACCGACGGGGTGCGGGAGCCCACGTCCGGACCGGCCTCGGCGCGGGCCGCGGTGGACGGCACGGCGGTGCCCCAGGACCCGGCCGTGGTGTCGCGGGTGTCCGAGTCGGTCGCCCGCTACCTGGACGCGCACCGGGGCGACGTGCGCTCGCTGTTCCCGTCGGCGAGGTCGGCGCCGGCCGCGCCGTGGGGGCTGCGGGTCACCACCGAGGACTGGCCGCACGTGCTGGCCGACGCGCTGGCCGCGGTGGCGTCCGGGCGGTTCGAGGCGGCGCGCGACCACCTGGTCGCGCTCTACGTCAACCGGGTGATGACGTTCTGGGACGAGATCGAGGGCCTGGGCGACGACGAGGTCGACGACCTGCTCGACCGGCAGGCGGCGTGGACCGTCGAGGCGGTGCGGGACAGGCGCATCGCGCTGGGCGGGCGGACCGGGCCGCCCGGGTTCGACGTGCGGCACTGGGCCGGTTTCAACGAG